In the genome of Polaribacter atrinae, one region contains:
- a CDS encoding NAD(P)H-dependent glycerol-3-phosphate dehydrogenase gives MIEQKKIAVFGGGSWATAIVKMLSENMDTIGWYMRNEQAIEHIKENEHNPNYLQSAELNAEQLDLSNDINYTVENYDVLIFAIPSAFLTSELKKLTSSLEGKIIFSAIKGIVPETGLIIGEHFNREYNIPLENIGVITGPCHAEEVAMERLSYLTIACKDEMKAKFIEKSIQSWYIKTKISDDIIGTEYAAMLKNIYAVAAGIAHGLGYGDNFQAVLMSNAIREMKSFIKKVHKMKRNINNSAYLGDLLVTGYSLFSRNRQFGNMVGKGYTVKSAQMEMSMIAEGYYATKSAFKMKEENGANTPIIDTVYNILYANKNPKKEFQKLTDKLD, from the coding sequence ATGATTGAACAGAAAAAAATAGCGGTCTTTGGTGGAGGAAGTTGGGCGACTGCCATTGTAAAAATGTTGTCTGAAAATATGGATACAATTGGCTGGTACATGAGAAATGAACAAGCAATTGAACACATTAAAGAAAACGAACATAACCCTAATTATTTACAGTCTGCAGAATTAAATGCAGAGCAATTAGATTTGTCTAACGACATTAATTATACAGTAGAAAATTATGACGTTCTTATTTTTGCAATTCCATCTGCTTTTTTAACAAGTGAATTAAAAAAATTAACATCCTCTTTAGAGGGAAAAATCATTTTTTCTGCCATTAAAGGTATTGTGCCAGAAACGGGATTAATTATTGGAGAACATTTTAATAGAGAATATAATATTCCTTTAGAAAATATTGGGGTTATTACAGGTCCTTGTCATGCAGAAGAAGTGGCTATGGAACGTTTATCATACTTAACAATTGCCTGTAAAGATGAAATGAAGGCAAAGTTTATAGAAAAATCTATTCAAAGCTGGTACATAAAAACCAAGATTTCAGACGATATTATTGGTACAGAATATGCAGCCATGTTAAAAAATATTTATGCAGTTGCAGCAGGTATTGCACATGGTTTGGGGTATGGAGATAATTTTCAGGCAGTTCTAATGAGTAACGCAATTAGAGAGATGAAAAGCTTTATAAAAAAGGTGCATAAAATGAAACGTAACATTAACAATTCTGCCTATTTGGGAGATTTATTAGTTACTGGGTATTCTCTTTTTAGTAGAAATAGACAATTTGGAAACATGGTTGGTAAAGGTTATACGGTTAAATCTGCACAAATGGAAATGAGCATGATTGCAGAGGGATACTACGCTACTAAAAGTGCCTTTAAAATGAAAGAAGAAAACGGTGCAAACACACCTATTATAGATACTGTTTATAATATTTTATATGCAAATAAAAACCCTAAAAAAGAATTTCAAAAATTGACTGATAAATTAGATTAA